CCCTGTAATGGGAAAGCCAGCCATTCCTTCATCGCAGTCATATGGTGGTCACACCCCTTAAgccctgggggtggttcggccacccccaaaagcccaaacccattctcccgtgcaaatttttttgggcttttgtgggtgGCCGGagcacccccttggccatggagATGGTTCGACCACCCTCAAACCGGCCAGGGGGTGATTTTggtcttctttttattttttattttttaatatttgcttctttttaaaaaaataaaaaataaaaaataaaaaataaaaataaaaataaaaattaatgcctaaaacgacgtcgttttgggctgggtgggtgttgtagttttagggctcaaaacggtgtagttttggggtgagggtataatgggtataaaaaagtcaaactgtttgactttaatatttaaaactaACATAGGGGTCCAAAGcgagagatttaaaagttgaGGGGTGCTTTGtcaaattggctggaagtttaggggggcaaattgaagtttttcctaaatttaatcatttaatttatattgtaataGGTACTGAACCCATTGCTCCCGTTTGACCCCTATAGTAATTTCACTGAGCTTGGAAAGAAAGTTCTCCTAGCTATCCAATATAACATATTTGAATGTGGTGGAGTAGCCATTGGCGTGATCTTTTCACACAGGATTGTTGATGGAACATCGGTTGTAGCAATTGTTAATGCATGGGCTGGCATGTCCCGTGGGGCGACTGAAATTATAAACCCTAGTTTTGATGCAGCCATCCATTTTCCTCCAAGAGAGATATCTGGGTTCATGATGGGTCAATCAATGCTTGAAGAGAAGATCGTGGCTAGAAGATTTGTGTTCGAAAAATCGAGCATAGATTCCCTTAAAAAAGAAGCCTCTGTTGCATTCGGCCCCGGAGGTTAAATCAcactttaatttatattctactattctcttttaatatttaattaaaatgtgaaacttatctataaaatttaagttgataagaataaatagatttaatcattaatttaatttatattataacagaAAGGGGCCCATCGCGTGTGGAGGCCGTGTCAACATTCATATGGAGTCGTTTCATGGCGATAGCTCGTGCAAATCTGgcgaaaaaaacaaagatttttgGAGTACTTTATACAGTGAACTTGCGCGAGAGGATGGTTCCAAAACTTCCAGAACATTCCATTGGGAATCTGTGGTCGGTTGCGATGACAGCATCACCTGCTGAGGCTGAGAAGGATTATCCTTCTCTATTGAGGCAGGTTAGGAATGCAATCATGGAAGTCAATGATGATTATGTGAAGAAACTCCGAGATGGGCGTTTGGATTGGATGAAGAATGATCATGAAAAGCAGTCAAATGGTGAGATAGAATTCTGTAACTTTACTAGTTGGTGCAGGTTTCCAGTCTATGAAGCAGATTTTGGGTGGGGGAAGCCCACGTGGGTGTGTAGTCCCAGCAGGCCATCGAAGAATGTGGTGGTGATGATGAGTACTAAAGATGGTGATGGAATCGAGACATGGGTAAACATGACGGAAGAAGACATGGCCATGTTTCAACATGATCTGGAGCTGCTCTCATTTGCTACATCGGCTGCTGTGGAATGATTTTTCACCTACCTCGCTACTCAATCTGGACTACTTGtgcttgttaattttttttttggtcttattaTATGTATGTGAAAATAAGAAGGATGATGTATGATGATGATCATCATCAGATCTATCATGCATCTCCAAGTTTGCCTTTGCATACAGGTGTACGTGTAACGTGGTCATCCTTTTTGCTCTTATTATATGTATGTGAAAATAAGAAGGATGATATGATCGATGATTAGATCTATCATTCATCTCCAAGTTCGCCTTAATTTGCATACAAGTGTACGTGGTCATCTATATATCCATTAGTTATTATTGGGTTTTAAGAATCTGGTCCTCAAACAAAGAGTAACCACAactactaaataaaattttataaaattctatatTGTCCGGACGTGGGCAGCTAATGGTATTGGAAATAAAGAAGCTTCACAACAACTCAATCCAGAATTCAAACTTAAATCTTTTGAAGATAAGATATTTgaagattcaaattcaaatgctTGTTATTTAAGTTTTAGATAATATCTCAACAAATCAAGAGATTATTTTCTGGTATAACAAGCCATATATTTTGGGTCAGTTTGTTTGTAATTATTCTTTAAATAGAATACTAAACCCATAGTTCAGATGGGCTGATTACAATCATATTATTCAGTTATTGTTTTCAACATAAATGGCACCGCCACGTTATCCCAATGTCACCAAATTAAAGTGCGATGatgatgtaatttttagcatttgtTTTTTACTCAGATCTAGTGATAATCTAATTTTTAccataaaataaagagaaatgttaagggTTAATAAGTTCTTATATTTAACACATATCCTtcaacaaattcaatagatcaataattagatttgtggggtctatCATTGATCGACAGATTttacataagtccacaaatctaatggttgatttgtaaaataaaatagagaaaaatattaagtcatatatagcatttctcatgtgGCATTAGACATGTCAGCTGGCCGGCCGGGAGCTAGAAGCCTAGAACAAATGCTTGCTCAAGGTAACGAAGATTAATAGGTTTTCTTATACAAACACTTTTATTAAATGGCTGATGCTGAAATGACGACATTTACTCCCACACCGCAGGGACATGTCCTACACTAAATTTCTACCTTCGTCTGTGACCGCAGTCGTGGTCGCTATGGGCCCTTCGAGGACTTGGAGGTGGTTCAGGATTAGTTCGATTTGGCTGATCAAAGATTGTCGGTTGTTTTACAATGACGTCAGCCCTGGATACTTCTTTCACATCTCATGCGTAAACCAACTTCTTCATCTTCTCACCCATGTCAGTGATGGGAGTTGTGGGGAATGGGAACTATTTCTACATACATTTATCCTTTACAGATCAAATAGCTTcgttaattataaattaaatttaactttattaGTGTTTTGGAGTAATGTTaaacacccttttttttttatccaaatgttaattttaaaaatcacactgGCCAACTTAATTTGAGAGGATAAGAAGACggtttttagcattactcttggtAACTGATACAGTAATTAAGTAACAGAGAGACTTACAAATTGACTTGGAAGTGCACATGACATTGCTATGTCATCTAGTGTCATATGaactgtcacatcaatttgtaagtGAATTATATATAGTAAAAGGTAGGAAAATTAAAGTCTTCG
This genomic interval from Corylus avellana chromosome ca3, CavTom2PMs-1.0 contains the following:
- the LOC132175809 gene encoding stemmadenine O-acetyltransferase-like; this translates as MAMNVEVVSREIVKPSSPTPHHLRNFKLSFLDQIAPPFYTSVIFFYDSKQDNLNGHDEFERSSSLKKSLAETLTSFYPLAGTLMYEDLSINCNDKGVDYIQARASCKLSEVVEKPNEKVLNPLLPFDPYSNFTELGKKVLLAIQYNIFECGGVAIGVIFSHRIVDGTSVVAIVNAWAGMSRGATEIINPSFDAAIHFPPREISGFMMGQSMLEEKIVARRFVFEKSSIDSLKKEASVAFGPGERGPSRVEAVSTFIWSRFMAIARANLAKKTKIFGVLYTVNLRERMVPKLPEHSIGNLWSVAMTASPAEAEKDYPSLLRQVRNAIMEVNDDYVKKLRDGRLDWMKNDHEKQSNGEIEFCNFTSWCRFPVYEADFGWGKPTWVCSPSRPSKNVVVMMSTKDGDGIETWVNMTEEDMAMFQHDLELLSFATSAAVE